A genomic region of Anas platyrhynchos isolate ZD024472 breed Pekin duck chromosome 9, IASCAAS_PekinDuck_T2T, whole genome shotgun sequence contains the following coding sequences:
- the RNF228 gene encoding RING finger protein 228 translates to MAEPAQKKGGGGGGRGGRQEDEAAAAAAGGAAAPPSYEDYECKICYNYFDLERRAPKLLECLHTFCQECLSQLHLRAAQQPPAAAEQGPAGRAGAGAGAGGGAGGGGGAGGSLACPLCRHRTALPEHRVHGLPVNTKLAAACPPQLRARDPLPQDRLPPLPPRRPHRAREPAAAPAPAPAPPPAAPGRAGPRSSGGVGGCESCQSCKRAALSAGCVCVVVSFLAMVVLLFTGLIFVNQYGSEPAAAASASPSPVGPICLSVASILALFSVVVTWLICWLKYRPEAAAANAAGAASDGAPRGRGAARRTDS, encoded by the coding sequence ATGGCCGAGCCGGCGCAGAAgaagggcggcggcggcggcgggcgcggcgggCGGCAGGAGGAtgaagcggcggcggcggcggctggggGGGCGGCCGCCCCCCCCAGCTACGAGGACTACGAGTGCAAGATCTGCTACAACTACTTCGACCTGGAGCGGCGGGCGCCCAAGCTGCTGGAGTGCCTGCACACCTTCTGCCAGGAGTGCCTGAGCCAGCTGCACCTGCGGGCCgcccagcagcccccggccgccgccgagCAGGGaccggcggggcgggcgggtgccggtgccggtgccggtggcggtgccggtggcggtggcggtgccGGGGGCTCCCTCGCCTGCCCGCTGTGCCGCCACCGCACGGCGCTGCCCGAGCACCGCGTCCACGGCCTGCCCGTCAACACCAAGCTGGCCGCCGCCTGCCCGCCGCAGCTGCGGGCCCGCGACCCGCTGCCCCAGGACCGCCTGCCCCCGctgccgccccgccgcccgcacCGCGCCCGGGAGCCGGCggccgccccggcccccgccccggccccgccgcccgccgcccccggccgggccgggccgcgctcCTCGGGCGGCGTTGGCGGCTGCGagagctgccagagctgcaagCGGGCGGCGCTGAGCGCCGGCTGCGTGTGCGTCGTCGTCTCCTTCCTCGCCATGGTGGTGCTGCTCTTCACCGGCCTCATCTTCGTCAACCAGTACGGCTCCgagcccgccgccgccgcctcggccTCGCCGTCGCCCGTGGGCCCCATCTGCCTGTCGGTCGCCAGCATCCTGGCGCTCTTCTCCGTCGTCGTCACCTGGCTCATCTGCTGGCTCAAGTACCGGCCCGAGGCGGCGGCCGCCAACGCCGCCGGGGCCGCGTCCGACGGCGCCCCGCGGGGCAGGGGGGCGGCCCGCAGGACCGACTCGTAG